A genomic region of Mus musculus strain C57BL/6J chromosome 7, GRCm38.p6 C57BL/6J contains the following coding sequences:
- the Olfr667 gene encoding olfactory receptor 667 produces MSEANSSSLTPEFFILNGIRGLEDAHVWISLPFCFMYMIAVVGNCGLIYLIGHEEALHRPMYYFLTLLSFTDITLCTTTVPNMLCIFWFNLKKIGFKACLAQMFFVHTFTATESGMLMLMALDRYVAICYPLRYGTILTNPVIAKASLATFLRSVAFILPFTFLTKRLPYCRGNLIPHAYCDHMSVAKISCGNVKINAVYGLLVALVVCAFDIFCITVSYTMILRAVMNLSSADARHKAFSTCTSHICAIVITYVPAFFNFFTHRFGAHTIPHHIHIIVANLYLLLPATMNPIVYGVKTKQIRESVIKFFSGDKSDIVDIKGLKNK; encoded by the coding sequence ATGTCTGAAGCCAACAGCTCCAGCCTGACCCCAGAATTCTTTATACTGAATGGTATCCGTGGGCTGGAAGATGCACATGTCTGgatctctctgccattctgtttCATGTACATGATTGCTGTGGTGGGGAACTGTGGGCTTATCTACCTCATTGGCCATGAGGAGGCTCTGCACCGGCCCATGTACTACTTTCTAACCCTGCTCTCCTTCACTGATATAACCTTATGTACCACTACTGTACCCAATATGCTGTGTATATTCTGGTTCAACCTCAAGAAGATTGGATTTAAAGCCTGCCTGGCCCAGATGTTCTTTGTGCATACCTTCACAGCAACAGAGTCTGGCATGCTAATGCTCATGGCCCTGgatcgctatgtggccatctgctaTCCTTTGCGCTACGGGACCATCCTGACCAACCCTGTGATTGCCAAAGCTAGTCTTGCTACTTTCTTGAGGAGTGTGGCATTCATCCTTCCTTTCACTTTCCTCACTAAGCGCCTGCCCTATTGCCGAGGAAACCTCATCCCCCATGCCTACTGTGACCACATGTCTGTGGCCAAGATATCCTGTGGCAATGTGAAAATCAATGCAGTCTATGGTCTGCTGGTTGCTCTTGTGGTTTGTGCATTTGACATATTCTGTATCACTGTGTCATACACAATGATATTGAGAGCAGTGATGAACCTGTCTTCTGCTGATGCTCGTCACAAGGCCTTCAGCACCTGCACATCTCACATCTGTGCTATTGTGATCACTTATGTGCctgctttttttaatttcttcactcATCGTTTTGGAGCACATACTATTCCCCACCACATCCACATCATAGTGGCAAACCTCTATCTGTTATTGCCTGCTACCATGAACCCAATTGTTTATGGAGTCAAGACCAAGCAGATTCGGGAGAGTGTAATCAAATTTTTTAGTGGAGACAAGAGTGACATTGTTGATATAAAAGGATTAAAAAACAAGTGA
- the Olfr668 gene encoding olfactory receptor 668 encodes MSGANSSSLTPEFFILNGVPGLEDAHVWISLPFCFMYMIAVVGNCGLIYLIGHEEALHRPMFYFLALLSFTDVTWCTTTVPNMLCIFWFNFKKIGFNSCLAQMFFVHMLTGMESGVLMLMALDRYVAICNPLRYTTILTNPVIAKACLATFLRSVMLIFPFTLLTKRLPYCRSILIPHTYCDHMSVAKVSCGNAKVNAIYGLMVALLIGVFDICCISVSYTMILRAVVSLSSADARHKAFSTCTSHICAIVITYVPAFFTFFTHRFGGHTIPHHVHIIVANLYLLLPPTMNPIVYGVKTKQIRESVIKFLLGDKMGFT; translated from the coding sequence ATGTCTGGAGCCAATAGCTCCAGCTTGACCCCAGAATTCTTTATCCTGAATGGTGTTCCTGGGCTGGAAGATGCACATGTCTGGatctctctgccattctgctTCATGTACATGATTGCTGTGGTGGGGAACTGTGGGCTTATCTACCTCATTGGCCATGAGGAGGCTCTGCACCGGCCCATGTTCTACTTCCTGGCCTTACTCTCCTTCACTGATGTTACCTGGTGTACTACCACTGTGCCCAATATGCTGTGTATATTCTGGTTCAATTTCAAGAAGATTGGATTTAATTCCTGCCTTGCCCAAATGTTCTTTGTTCATATGTTGACTGGAATGGAGTCTGGTGTGCTCATGCTCATGGCCCTGGACCGCTATGTAGCCATCTGCAATCCTCTACGATATACTACCATCCTCACCAACCCTGTGATTGCCAAGGCTTGTCTTGCAACATTCTTGAGGAGTGTAATGCTCATCTTTCCATTCACTCTCCTCACCAAGCGCTTGCCCTATTGTAGAAGCATTCTTATCCCCCATACTTACTGTGACCACATGTCTGTGGCCAAGGTATCCTGTGGCAATGCCAAGGTCAATGCAATCTATGGCCTCATGGTTGCTTTATTGATTGGTGTGTTTGATATTTGTTGTATCTCTGTGTCTTACACTATGATATTGAGAGCAGTGGTGAGTCTGTCCTCTGCTGATGCTCGTCACAAGGCCTTCAGCACCTGTACATCTCACATCTGTGCTATTGTGATCACTTATGTGCCtgccttttttacttttttcactCATCGTTTTGGAGGACACACTATTCCCCACCATGTCCACATCATAGTGGCTAACCTCTACCTGCTACTGCCCCCTACCATGAACCCAATTGTTTATGGAGTCAAGACCAAGCAGATTCGGGAAAGTGTAATCAAGTTTTTACTTGGAGACAAAATGGGTTTTACCTAA